The nucleotide window CCCGCGCTGAGCCGAACCCTGGCCGAACTGGAAGACTTGCTGGCCGTGGCACTGTTTCGCCGGGAAAAGCGCCGGCTGGTCCTGACCGAGGAAGGCGCGGTGTTCCGGCGCCATGCCAGCCTTGGCTTGCAAGCACTGGAGGCGGGGGCGGCCGCGTTGCGCCCCGGGGCGGGCGGCGGCAGCATCCGCGTCGGCATCCTGCCCACTGCGGCAACGCGGCTGTTCCCGCGTGTCGCGCTGCGCTTTCGCGCGGCGCAGCCAGACACGCTGCTCAAGATCGAGACCGGGCCGCATTCCTACCTGCTGGGCCTGCTGCGCGAGGGGCAGATCGACCTGATGGTCGGGCGGATGCCGGTGGCGGGCGACATGGCCGGGCTGGCCTTCGAGCATCTCTATGAAGAAGAGGTCGTGCTGGTCGCCCGCGCCGGGCACCCGATGCAGGCGCAGCCCCTGCCGGCGATCTTGCAAGCCGTGCCGCTGATTCTGCCGCCCGAGGGCGCGTTGATCCGGCGGGCGGTGGATGACTATCTGGCCAGCCTTGGCCTGCCCGGCCTGCGCCCGGCCTTCGAGACGGTGGCGCTGGCGGTTGGGCGCGGGATCCTGGCAGAGTCCGATGCCGTCTGGTTCATCTCGCGCGGGGTGGTCGCGGATGAGCTGGACCGGAGCGCCCTGATAGTACTGCCCACCGGCACGCGGTTCCTGTCGGGATCTGTCGGCATCACCCGCCGGCAGGCCGGGCCAGCGGTGGCGGGGCTGGACCTGCTGATGCGGCTTTGCCAGGACGGCGCCGCCCTGCATTAAAGACGGGGCATCCCGGAGGGACGAGTGCTGCGTTTTTGGGCCGCAATGCGGAATGCGGCATTGGCGGCACCGTAGCCCAGATAATTCCCCTGGCGCTGGACAATCTCGAAAAAGAACCCGTCCGGGCGGGGCTCTGAATACAGTTGGAAGAACTGCCCGCCCGCGTCTTCGTCATACAGCACGTTCGACGCGCGCATCCGGGCCACAAGCGCAGGGTCCAGCCCGAAGCGGGCCTCGACATCGTCGTAATAGTTGGCGCCGATCCTCAGGACCGGAAAGCCACCCTCGGCCAACTTGGCCGCCGTCAGGAAGATGTCGGCAGTGGCAAAGGCGATGTGCTGGACCGAAGCCCCGAAGGTTTCCTCGACAAAGCGCCCGGCAAGGGTGCGCCGCGCTTCGGCCCCGTTCAGGGTGATCCGCAACCCACCCGACTGCACCGCCTGACTGCGCACCAGCCCGTCTGGATCAGCCACATCCACCATCGGCGCCTTCTTCGCATCGAAGATGGCGGTGTAGAACAGGGCCCAGCTGAGCATCTCGTCATAGGCCATCGTCTGGCCGATATGGTCGATGCCGGTCAGGCCCGCGCCTTCGGTCGGCGCCGCGTCGCTGCAAAAATCGACGCTCCAGATCCGCGAGAGGGTCTCGGTCGCATCCAGCAGCCGCAGGATGCTGCCGCCGACACCGCGGAAGGCCGGAATCTTCAGCTCGCCCGGCAGCGCCGCTTGCGTATGATCCTGCGCCAGAAGCGCCAGCGCGCGCGCATGGGTGGCCTGCGCATCGGCAACCATCAGCGCGACCTCGGATACGGTGGTGCCATGCGCGACGAAAGAACTGTGAGTGAATCCCTTGCCCTCGGTATTTACCAGCACATTGGCGCCGCCCTGCCGCCACAGCGTCACGGGCTTGGATACATGGGCGCCCGCGCGGGCAAAGCCGGTGGCCGCCAGCAGGCTTTCCAGTGCCGGGGCTTCCTCGGGCGAGGTGGCAAACTCGATGAATTCCACCCGCTGCACGGCGGCCGCGGCGGGAAAGGTGGGCAGGTCCACAGACAGTGTGGGTTCGGCCCGCCGCACCTGGTCCATGACTGCGATCAGGCTGCGATGCCCGTCGCAGGCGACCAGCCGCGGCAGACCGGCGCGGAACTGGTCGTTGAAGATCTCCAGCGACAGCGGGCCGGAATAGCCCGTCGCCATCACGGCGCGCATGAAGCTGGTCACATCAAGGTCACCCTCGCCCGGCATGTTGCGGAAGTGGCGCGACCAGTAGAGCAGATCCATGTCGATGGCGGGTGCATCGGCCAGTTGTACGAAGAAGATACGATCGCCAGGAATGCGGCGGATGGTATCCGGGTCGATCTTGCGGCCAAGAGTATGAAAGCTGTCCAGGATCAGCCCGACATTGGGATGATCGGCACGGCGCACCACCTCCCAGGCGTCGCGGTGATCGTTGACGTGGCGCCCCCAGGCCAGCGCCTCGAACCCGACGCGGATGCCGTGGGATTTCGCCAGGTCACCCAGCTCCGCAAAATCGGCCGCCATCCGGTCGATCCCACCCATCGCGGCTGGGTGGGCGCTGGAGCAGACCAGCACCAGATCGGTGCCCAGTTGGTTCATCAGGTCGAACTTGCGCGCGGCACGGGCGAAGGCGCGGGTGCGATGCGGTTCCGGCAGGCCCTCGAAATCGCGGAAGGGCTGGAAGAGAGTGATCTCGAGCCCATGATCGCGCACCATCCTCCCCACTTCGACGGGGGTGAAATCCGACGCTGTGAAATCCTGCTCGAAGATCTCGATCCCGTCGAAACCCGCGGATGCGATGGCGGCCAGTTTTTCAGCGAAGATGCCAGAGATGGAGACGGTGGCGATAGAGGTTTTCATGACACGTCCTTGCCTTCGACCAGTTCGCTGCGCATCCGCGCCTCATCCAGCGGCAGCCCCGTGAAGATGGCCCAGGCGTCAACGCCTTGGCCAAAGAACAGCTCGTATCCCGAAATGACCTGAAGCCCCTCGGCGGCAGCGTCTTGCAGGAACTGCGTGTCGACCGGCGTATAAACGGCATCGAACACCCAGGCCGCCCCGGCAAGAGCCGCGCGCGGCAGGGGCGTGCCGTCATAGCCGACCATGCCGACCGGCGTGCAATTGATGATACCGCCTACGCCGGCGGCAAGCGCCGCGGCCTCGGTGCCAGTGCGGGTGACAAGACCGGGCCGGGCGGCGGCCAGCGCCGCGGCCAAAGCCTCGGCCTTGGGCATGTCACGGTCGACGATGCGGATCTCGGTCAGGCCAAGCGCCACAAGGCCGAAGGCCACCGCCTTGCCGACACCGCCCGCGCCGATCATCAGGACCGGGCCGGGGGCGGCATCGCCGCGCACCCGGCGATAGGCGGCGATGAAGCCCGAATAATCTGTATTGAAACCATGCGGGCCGCCATCGTCAAACACCACCGTGTTCACGGCCCCAATGGCGCGCACCAGCGGATCGTCGATCACCACCTTGGCGGCGGCGCGCTCCTTATAGGGATAGGTCACGTTCACCCCGAGATAACCCGCGGCGGCGACATGGGCGAAGAGACTGTCGAACTCCATCTTCATCTCAGCCGGCACCAGCCGGTCATAGGTGGTGCGTCGCCCGTTCTGCGCGCCAGCCAGCCGGTGCAGCCGGGGCGATTGCGAGTTGGCGATGTTGTCGCCGATCAGGCCAAGGCGGATGGTGTCGGTCATGCGGCGGCTCCTTGAAGTGGCATTTCGCTCCAGCCGGTCCTGGCAGCGCGAAGGATGGCATCGCTCGCCGCGGCCGGGAAGGCAGCGCCGCCCGCCATGCCCAGCGGCGGCTCTGCATCCCGGATCGCGGCGGCGACCTGGGCTGTCTTGCGGATCAGCGGGATTGCGTCGGCCACCGGCAAGTCCTGCAGGAATAGTGGGCGGACAGGACCATCCTCACCCCGCCTTCTTGCGGAAGATCATGCCCCACAGCGGTGTCTTGGACACGAAGATCAGGATCACCGTGACGAACAGCACCAGCGACAGCGGACTGGCCACCGTCCCCTTCAGCAGCATCCACAGGCTTTCCTGATCCGAAATGATCGCCCGGCGCCAGTTGTCATCCAGCAGCCGCGACAGGATCACGCCCAGGATCACCGGGCCCAGAGGGTAGCCGTAGAGCTTAAGGAAATAGCCGAAGATCCCGAAGCCCAGCATCCAATACACATCGCCTAGGCTGTTACTGACCGCATAGGCCCCGACGATCGACAGCAGCAAGATCACCGGAAGCAGCACGGATCTCGGCATCTCGACGATTTTGACAAAGACCCTGATCCCGGTCAGGCCAAAGATCAGCATGAACACGTTGGCAAGGCCAAGTGCACTGACGATGAACCAGAACATGTCTGGCTGTTCGACCATCAGCATCGGGCCGGGGTTCAGCCCGTGGATGAACAGCGCGCCAAGCATGATCGCGGTCACCGCATCGCCAGGAATGCCGAGCGTCAACATCGGGATGAAGGCGCCACCGACCGCCGCGTTGTTGGCGGTCTCGGGCGCGACCAGCCCCTCGATGGCGCCCTTGCCAAAGGGCACTTCGGGGTTCCGCGTCACGCGGGTAGCGTGGTCATAGGCGATCAGCGCCGCGATATCGCCGCCGGTGCCCGGCAACGCACCGATCACCGTGCCGATGCTCGAGGTCTGCAGACCCAGAGGCAGGTGCTTGCGCACCACGGACCATGACGGGATGATCCGGCCAATCTTCTGCTTCACCGCCGGAGTGTTGACGGTATGCAGCTGCATCAGCCCTTCCGAGATGCCGAACATCCCGATCATCACCGCCACGAAGGACACCCCAGCGCGCAGGGCATCGGTACCGAAGGTGAAGCGCTCGGTATAGGTCAGCGGGTCCATCCCGACCGAGCCCAGCCCGATGCCGAGCGCGCCCGCAAAGATGCCCTTGACCAGGCTGTCGCCCGACAGCGACCCGACTAGCAGGATGCCCAGCACCGCCAGCAGCATGTAATCGCGCGGCTGGAAGCGGATGGCGAAGTCCGCCAGCGGCGGGGCAAAGACCGCAAGGGTGGCAATGCCGATGAAACCGCCGATGAAGGACACCACGGTGACGATGCCGATGGCCTCGCCCGCAAGGCCCTTCTGTGCCAGGGGGTAGCCGTCAAGCGCGGTTGCGATGGCCGCCGGCGCCCCGGGAATGTTCAGCAGGATCGCCGTGCGCGAACCGCCATAGACGCCGCCCATGTAGATGCCGATCATCAGTGCCAGCGCAGGATACACTTCCCATGAGAAGGTGAAAGAGATCAGGATCGACACCGCCATCGTCACCGACAGGCCGGGGATCGCGCCGACATAGATGCCGGCAAAGGTCCCAAGCGCGATCAGTCCCAGAAGCTCGGGGTTCAGGATCGGGATCAACAGGCTTTGAAGCACGTCCATCCTAGTTCCCCTTTCCGGTGAACAGGCCCTTGACCCATGCGATGATCTCGGCCTCGGGGACGATCCCCGCCGGCATCAGCACGGTGAACACAAGGCGGAAGACCAGGTAGATCAGCGCGACGATCATCACCGACAGCAGTACCGAGCGGGGCAGGCTGCATCGGGCCAGATAGCGGATCATCACCGTCAGGAAGAGAAACGAGGTCGGCACGAAGCCCAACGGCTTCAGCAGCAGCGCATAGGCTGTAATCATGGCAATGGTCACGACCACCGGAAGTGGCAGGATATCCCGCTCCAGCTTTTCGCCCGTCACAGGACTTCTGCGCAGCGTATCGCGCAGGATCACCAGCGCGCAGATCACCATCGTCGCGGCGGTCACCATCGGCACGGCGCCGGGGGCGGACAGCGCCTCGAACTCGGAAATGCCATAGGCGGACCACAGCAGGAACAGGCTGCCCAGAACCATGAGGATATTGAACACCAGCTCACCCGGGCGTCTTGGTTGCGTCGTCTGCATTGCTTTCCCCTCCCTCGGGTCAGGTATGCTGTCCGGGCGGCTCCCCTCCCGGCTGTCAGGAATGAAAACACCGCCCCCGGCGCTGAGGAAAGGGGCGGTGTCAGGTCATGGTGGGAAGATCAGGGTTTGGCGATGCCGAACTCTTCGGGCGAGGCCTTGGTCAGGCCCGCATCGTGGATCAGCCACGAGGTGGTCGATTGCCACTCGGTCAGGAACTCTTCCGCCTCGGCGCCCGACAGCGACAGCATCTTGAAGCCGCGGCCGTCGATCAAGGCCACGAAATCGGGGCTTTGGGCAGCCTCGGCATAGGCGGCGGTCAGCTTGTCCACCACGTCATCGGGCGTGCCCTGCTTGACAAACACGCCAAAGAACGGCCCCCAAGGCAGCATCTGCGCGAATTCGGGATTGGTCGAAACGATGGTCGGCACGTCGGGCAACTGCGGCGAGGCTTCGATGTCGAACAGGGCAAGCGGTTTCATCGTGCCACCCTTGATGCCTTCGATGGCAGCGCCCAGCACGGCCGGCATCACGTCGATTGCCCCGCCCTGCAGCGCGGTCAGCGCCGGGCCGTCGCCGTCATAGGGTACGAAGGTCACGTTCAGCGGGGTTTTGGAGTTGATCATCGCTGTCACGACCGAAGGCAGGCCGCCCGGCCCGGTCGATCCGAACTTCACCGCTTTCGGGTTCGCGTTCACATATTCCACCATCTCGGGGAAGGTGTCGAAGGGCGCATCGACATTGGCGACCAGGATCGGCACGCCGCGGGCGATGATGTTGACCGGAACGAAATCGCTATAGTCCTTGGTGCCCAGCTTCATCACCTTGTAAAGCAGCGGGTTCTCAGCGCCGAACAGGATCGAGTAGCCATCAGCATTGGCGTTGGCCACCTGGTTCAGGCCGATGGCCCCGACTCCGCCGGTGACGTTCTGCATGACGATATTGCCGCCCAGTACCGCCTCGGCATGGGGAGTGATCGCCCGGGCAACCGTATCAGTGGACCCGCCGGCCCCCCATTGGATGATACCCTGAATTTCTTTTTCGGGGTAGTCGGCCAGAACGGGCAGCGCCCCCAGACCCAGTGCGACAACCGCGCCGATAACCGATTTCAACATCGTAAATCCTCCCTGTGATGTCTGACCTGACCTGTCCTCTCAGGCCGGATGCTTCATAGTGTCGCGCGTTTGCAGTTTAACGGCAAATACCGATTTCATCCATATCGTAACCTTAAGTTAATTCCGAGGGAGCGGATCCCAGCGCGCCCGGGACGTCGCCGCGGTCAGTTCCTGCCGGAACTTGGCGATGGTAAACTCAGCAAAACTTGACAGATGGCGACCGCGTTTCTGCACCGACCAAGCGGTGATGGTGGCCTTTTCGCGCAGGGGCCGTCGGATCAGGCCAGGCATATAGACTTCGGCCACCGAAAATTCGTCGATCACCGCGACACCCAGCCCGTGCCGCACCAGGCTGACGGTGGTCTGTGCGAATCTCCCTCGCATCGAGTGGCGGGGCGACAGTCCGGCATCACGGAACGGCTGCGCAAGCAGCGCACCGTAGGGATCGTCGGGATCGACACCGACGAAGGGGAAGCGCATCAGGTCATGCACGGACACATCCTCCTGCAGCGCCAGTTCGTGCCCCTCGGGCAGGATGGCGACGATCCGGCCTTCCACCAGCGGCGTGGAGTCGATGGCCGAGTTCTCGACCGGCGAAGACATGAACACCACCTCGCCGCGCTCCAGCAGCAGATAATCCGCCGTCTCTTCGATCTTCAGGATGTTCAGGTCGATCATCAGGTCCGGGAATCGGGTCCGCACACTGCGGATCGCGCGCGCCGCGATGAACTGCGCGATCGAGGGGGCCGAAGCAAAGGACAGCCGGACATCTTCGCCCTTCTGCAGGGCGCCCACAGCGGCGTTCAGGTTCTCCATCTGGTGAAAGACCTGATTGAGCATCTCGAAAATCGCCCGCGCCTCGGGGGCCGGCACAAAGACACCGGCGCGCCGATCAAACAGGCGAATGCCCAGTGCTTCCTCGGTATGCTTCACAAGCCGGCTGACCCCGGGGGCCGAGACGCTCAGCAGATTGGCCGCACCCTGAATGCTGCCCGCGATCAGTACGGCACGCACCACTTCGACCTGTCTGAGCGTCAGTTCCTTCATGACGGGATCGTAGCAGAGGATTTGCGGCGGCAAAGGGGTTGATAATTGAAAGTATATACCATAATGGAAATATATTCCAAAATTAGCGTCCAGAATGACCGCCTCGATTGATCGCACCCTCGCCATGCTGGAACTGCTGTCGCAGCACCCCGGGGGGCTGACCTTGCAGGCAGTGGCGACCCGGCTGGACCTGCCGCCCTCGGCCACACACCGGCTGCTGAACGACCTGTTGCGCCTTGGATATGTGTGCCAGCCGGCACCGCAGGGGCCCTATGCGCTGACGCTGCGGCTTGCCGCGCTTGGCCTGTCCTGGCTG belongs to Frigidibacter mobilis and includes:
- a CDS encoding Bug family tripartite tricarboxylate transporter substrate binding protein; this translates as MLKSVIGAVVALGLGALPVLADYPEKEIQGIIQWGAGGSTDTVARAITPHAEAVLGGNIVMQNVTGGVGAIGLNQVANANADGYSILFGAENPLLYKVMKLGTKDYSDFVPVNIIARGVPILVANVDAPFDTFPEMVEYVNANPKAVKFGSTGPGGLPSVVTAMINSKTPLNVTFVPYDGDGPALTALQGGAIDVMPAVLGAAIEGIKGGTMKPLALFDIEASPQLPDVPTIVSTNPEFAQMLPWGPFFGVFVKQGTPDDVVDKLTAAYAEAAQSPDFVALIDGRGFKMLSLSGAEAEEFLTEWQSTTSWLIHDAGLTKASPEEFGIAKP
- a CDS encoding bifunctional sugar phosphate isomerase/epimerase/4-hydroxyphenylpyruvate dioxygenase family protein codes for the protein MKTSIATVSISGIFAEKLAAIASAGFDGIEIFEQDFTASDFTPVEVGRMVRDHGLEITLFQPFRDFEGLPEPHRTRAFARAARKFDLMNQLGTDLVLVCSSAHPAAMGGIDRMAADFAELGDLAKSHGIRVGFEALAWGRHVNDHRDAWEVVRRADHPNVGLILDSFHTLGRKIDPDTIRRIPGDRIFFVQLADAPAIDMDLLYWSRHFRNMPGEGDLDVTSFMRAVMATGYSGPLSLEIFNDQFRAGLPRLVACDGHRSLIAVMDQVRRAEPTLSVDLPTFPAAAAVQRVEFIEFATSPEEAPALESLLAATGFARAGAHVSKPVTLWRQGGANVLVNTEGKGFTHSSFVAHGTTVSEVALMVADAQATHARALALLAQDHTQAALPGELKIPAFRGVGGSILRLLDATETLSRIWSVDFCSDAAPTEGAGLTGIDHIGQTMAYDEMLSWALFYTAIFDAKKAPMVDVADPDGLVRSQAVQSGGLRITLNGAEARRTLAGRFVEETFGASVQHIAFATADIFLTAAKLAEGGFPVLRIGANYYDDVEARFGLDPALVARMRASNVLYDEDAGGQFFQLYSEPRPDGFFFEIVQRQGNYLGYGAANAAFRIAAQKRSTRPSGMPRL
- a CDS encoding tripartite tricarboxylate transporter permease; amino-acid sequence: MDVLQSLLIPILNPELLGLIALGTFAGIYVGAIPGLSVTMAVSILISFTFSWEVYPALALMIGIYMGGVYGGSRTAILLNIPGAPAAIATALDGYPLAQKGLAGEAIGIVTVVSFIGGFIGIATLAVFAPPLADFAIRFQPRDYMLLAVLGILLVGSLSGDSLVKGIFAGALGIGLGSVGMDPLTYTERFTFGTDALRAGVSFVAVMIGMFGISEGLMQLHTVNTPAVKQKIGRIIPSWSVVRKHLPLGLQTSSIGTVIGALPGTGGDIAALIAYDHATRVTRNPEVPFGKGAIEGLVAPETANNAAVGGAFIPMLTLGIPGDAVTAIMLGALFIHGLNPGPMLMVEQPDMFWFIVSALGLANVFMLIFGLTGIRVFVKIVEMPRSVLLPVILLLSIVGAYAVSNSLGDVYWMLGFGIFGYFLKLYGYPLGPVILGVILSRLLDDNWRRAIISDQESLWMLLKGTVASPLSLVLFVTVILIFVSKTPLWGMIFRKKAG
- a CDS encoding tripartite tricarboxylate transporter TctB family protein codes for the protein MQTTQPRRPGELVFNILMVLGSLFLLWSAYGISEFEALSAPGAVPMVTAATMVICALVILRDTLRRSPVTGEKLERDILPLPVVVTIAMITAYALLLKPLGFVPTSFLFLTVMIRYLARCSLPRSVLLSVMIVALIYLVFRLVFTVLMPAGIVPEAEIIAWVKGLFTGKGN
- a CDS encoding LysR family transcriptional regulator; this translates as MKELTLRQVEVVRAVLIAGSIQGAANLLSVSAPGVSRLVKHTEEALGIRLFDRRAGVFVPAPEARAIFEMLNQVFHQMENLNAAVGALQKGEDVRLSFASAPSIAQFIAARAIRSVRTRFPDLMIDLNILKIEETADYLLLERGEVVFMSSPVENSAIDSTPLVEGRIVAILPEGHELALQEDVSVHDLMRFPFVGVDPDDPYGALLAQPFRDAGLSPRHSMRGRFAQTTVSLVRHGLGVAVIDEFSVAEVYMPGLIRRPLREKATITAWSVQKRGRHLSSFAEFTIAKFRQELTAATSRARWDPLPRN
- a CDS encoding shikimate dehydrogenase family protein, with translation MTDTIRLGLIGDNIANSQSPRLHRLAGAQNGRRTTYDRLVPAEMKMEFDSLFAHVAAAGYLGVNVTYPYKERAAAKVVIDDPLVRAIGAVNTVVFDDGGPHGFNTDYSGFIAAYRRVRGDAAPGPVLMIGAGGVGKAVAFGLVALGLTEIRIVDRDMPKAEALAAALAAARPGLVTRTGTEAAALAAGVGGIINCTPVGMVGYDGTPLPRAALAGAAWVFDAVYTPVDTQFLQDAAAEGLQVISGYELFFGQGVDAWAIFTGLPLDEARMRSELVEGKDVS
- a CDS encoding LysR substrate-binding domain-containing protein, with the protein product MIMHPGIKLRHIRAFLDIAADGSLSSVARRQGISQPALSRTLAELEDLLAVALFRREKRRLVLTEEGAVFRRHASLGLQALEAGAAALRPGAGGGSIRVGILPTAATRLFPRVALRFRAAQPDTLLKIETGPHSYLLGLLREGQIDLMVGRMPVAGDMAGLAFEHLYEEEVVLVARAGHPMQAQPLPAILQAVPLILPPEGALIRRAVDDYLASLGLPGLRPAFETVALAVGRGILAESDAVWFISRGVVADELDRSALIVLPTGTRFLSGSVGITRRQAGPAVAGLDLLMRLCQDGAALH